Proteins from one Cicer arietinum cultivar CDC Frontier isolate Library 1 chromosome 3, Cicar.CDCFrontier_v2.0, whole genome shotgun sequence genomic window:
- the LOC101511530 gene encoding probable CoA ligase CCL5, with the protein MELQGGNNSGRIIIDPRSGFCSSNSIFYSKRKPHSLPPNHSLDVTTFISSCSHHGRIAFIDASTGRHITYQQLWRSVEAVTCSLSNTGIRKGDVILILSPNSIYFAVVCLSVLSLGAIITTTNPLNTIHEITKQIADSKPVLAFTTTPLAPKITGASPTLPIILMESEDNSSNTVEKMMKKEPELSKVRERVNQDDIATLLYSSGTTGASKGVISSHKNLIGMVQNKMAMFGKEQEKRGQTFICTVPMFHIYGLAVFATGLLALGSTIVVISKFEMHDMLSSIEKFRASFLPVVPPILVAMLNNADAIKSKYDLSSLHSMFSGGAPLSKEVIEGFIEKFPNVTILQGYGLTETSGVGASTNCFEESRKYGTAGLLSSSTEAMIVDIDTAQPLAINQTGELWLRGPTIMKGYLSNEEATKSTLTSEGWLKTGDICYIDSDGYLFVVDRLKELIKYKGYQVPPAELEALLLTHHAILDAAVIPYPNKEAGQIPMAYVVRKAGSNISEKQVMDFVAGQVAPYKRIRKVTFISSIPKNPSGKILRKDLIKLATAKL; encoded by the exons ATGGAGTTGCAGGGTGGGAATAATAGTGGTAGAATAATAATCGACCCAAGAAGTGGTTTTTGCAGTTCCAATTCAATTTTCTACAGCAAGAGAAAACCCCACTCACTCCCTCCAAATCACTCCTTAGACGTCACAACTTTCATCTCCTCCTGCTCCCATCACGGCCGCATTGCCTTCATCGATGCCTCCACCGGCCGACACATCACCTACCAACAACTCTGGCGTTCCGTCGAAGCCGTCACTTGCTCTCTCTCCAACACGGGAATCCGAAAGGGTGACGTCATCCTCATCCTCTCTCCCAATTCAATCTATTTCGCGGTGGTGTGTCTCTCCGTCTTGTCCCTCGGCGCAATCATCACCACCACCAATCCTCTCAACACAATACACGAAATCACCAAGCAGATCGCCGATTCTAAACCCGTCCTTGCCTTCACAACTACTCCCCTCGCTCCAAAAATCACAGGAGCATCACCTACCCTTCCAATCATTCTCATGGAATCCGAAGATAACTCATCAAACACAGTGGAGAAAATGATGAAGAAAGAACCAGAGTTAAGTAAAGTGAGGGAACGAGTGAACCAAGACGATATAGCTACTTTGCTTTACTCTTCTGGAACAACGGGAGCCAGCAAAGGTGTGATATCTTCTCATAAGAATCTCATAGGAATGGTTCAAAACAAAATGGCAATGTTCGGTAAAGAACAAGAAAAACGTGGACAAACGTTTATATGCACTGTTCCAATGTTTCATATATACGGTCTTGCAGTGTTCGCTACGGGGCTTCTCGCTTTGGGTTCAACCATTGTTGTTATCTCGAAATTCGAGATGCATGATATGCTTTCATCGATTGAGAAATTCAGAGCATCGTTTCTACCAGTCGTGCCTCCCATATTGGTGGCTATGCTTAACAACGCCGATGCGATTAAGAGTAAGTATGACTTGAGTTCCCTTCATTCGATGTTCTCAGGCGGGGCTCCTCTAAGCAAAGAGGTTATAGAAGGGTTTATTGAAAAGTTCCCAAATGTTACGATACTTCAGGGTTATGGTCTAACAGAAACCTCTGGAGTTGGGGCTTCCACTAACTGTTTTGAAGAGAGTCGTAAGTATGGCACAGCGGGGCTTTTGTCTTCTTCAACGGAGGCTATGATTGTCGACATTGACACTGCTCAACCACTGGCTATTAATCAGACAGGTGAACTTTGGCTCCGGGGTCCCACTATCATGAAAG GTTATTTAAGTAACGAGGAGGCAACTAAATCAACCCTTACTTCAGAGGGTTGGTTAAAAACAGGGGATATTTGCTATATTGATAGCGATGGATACTTATTTGTGGTTGATCGCTTGAAAGAGCTAATTAAATATAAGGGATATCAG GTTCCTCCAGCAGAACTTGAGGCTCTGTTGCTGACTCATCATGCTATTCTAGATGCTGCTGTTATACC ATATCCAAATAAAGAGGCGGGCCAGATTCCAATGGCATATGTAGTGAGGAAGGCTGGAAGTAATATATCAGAAAAACAAGTTATGGATTTTGTTGCAGGACAG GTTGCTCCATACAAAAGAATTCGCAAAGTGACCTTTATATCTTCCATACCTAAAAATCCATCTGGTAAAATTCTTCGGAAGGATCTCATCAAACTCGCTACAGCTAAACTCTAA